The bacterium sequence CTTCTCCAGGAAGGCCAGCACCCCTTCCCGGGCGTCGTCGCTGGCGAAGACCGTGTCGAATGCCTCCGCCTCCACCGCGAGGGCCTCATCCATCGGGCGTCCCCACCCCTCGTTGATGGCCCGCTTCGCCATTCCCAGCGCCACGGACGGCCCGCCGGCCAGGGTGGACGCAAACTCGAGCGCCGACTCCAGCAGGACCTCGGACGGGAACACCTTGTCGGCCAGCCCGATGGCGAGCGCCTCCTCGGCGCCTACATGGCGGCCCGAGTAGATGATCTCCCGGCCCCGGTTGAAGCCCACCAGGCGGGCGAGGCGCTGGGTTCCCCCCGCTCCGGGCATGATCCCGAGGAGTATCTCGGGCTGGCCGACCCGGGCGTCCTCGGCCAGGTAGCGGAAGTCGGCGCCCATCGCCAGTTCGAGACCGCCGCCCAGTGCATAGCCGA is a genomic window containing:
- a CDS encoding enoyl-CoA hydratase-related protein; translated protein: MEYASYTTHDAVGLIELTRPPVNAISARVVRDLDQALDRASDPGIRAVVITGRPHFAAGADINRFKQAHEEGTGARSLEAERLGALVRRMELMTQPIIAAVFGYALGGGLELAMGADFRYLAEDARVGQPEILLGIMPGAGGTQRLARLVGFNRGREIIYSGRHVGAEEALAIGLADKVFPSEVLLESALEFASTLAGGPSVALGMAKRAINEGWGRPMDEALAVEAEAFDTVFASDDAREGVLAFLEKRSARFKGT